From Pseudomonas sp. LS1212, the proteins below share one genomic window:
- a CDS encoding DUF1294 domain-containing protein, with amino-acid sequence METGRPRTGKSSGPRVASRQAVGAGIQNAGGKLLALAALCLLPLSGSLQMLATGRSALPLLAYVLASLLTFYLYWHDKRQARGNAWRTPERVLHAAELCGGWPGALLAQQRLRHKTRKLPYQLKFWTIVIVHQLFWVDHLVFAGAWMGKMIRPLIGA; translated from the coding sequence ATGGAGACTGGGCGCCCGCGTACGGGCAAGTCGAGCGGGCCGCGAGTGGCTTCCAGGCAAGCTGTTGGCGCGGGTATCCAGAACGCAGGTGGCAAGCTGCTGGCATTGGCGGCGCTTTGCCTGCTGCCTCTTTCGGGATCGCTGCAGATGTTGGCTACAGGCCGGTCGGCGCTGCCGCTCCTGGCCTATGTGCTGGCGAGCTTGCTGACGTTTTATCTCTACTGGCACGACAAGCGCCAGGCGCGCGGCAACGCCTGGCGCACACCCGAGCGGGTACTGCATGCCGCCGAGTTGTGTGGTGGCTGGCCCGGTGCCTTATTGGCGCAACAACGGTTGCGGCACAAGACGCGCAAGTTGCCGTATCAGCTGAAGTTCTGGACCATCGTCATCGTGCATCAGCTTTTTTGGGTCGATCACCTGGTCTTCGCCGGCGCCTGGATGGGCAAGATGATTCGGCCCCTGATCGGTGCATGA
- a CDS encoding DUF3016 domain-containing protein, which produces MSGATLALLMIATSGQSLAATNKAVEVNYKNPESFRDASLSTTGYERGADEFVMKDLRSYMEGLGERYLKPGQQLQIEVRDIDLAGRYEPWRTNASQVRFMRDITWPSINLHYVLKQNSQVLKQADAQLSDKFYLQRPGRATHSDRLYAEKAMLDDWFRTQFAHP; this is translated from the coding sequence ATGTCGGGTGCCACGCTGGCCCTGTTGATGATAGCGACCAGCGGACAATCCCTGGCGGCGACCAACAAAGCCGTCGAAGTCAACTACAAGAACCCTGAATCCTTTCGCGATGCCAGCTTGAGTACCACCGGTTACGAACGCGGCGCCGATGAGTTTGTCATGAAGGACCTGCGCAGCTATATGGAGGGCCTGGGTGAGCGCTACCTCAAGCCCGGTCAACAGTTGCAGATCGAGGTGCGTGATATTGACCTGGCCGGGCGCTATGAACCCTGGCGGACCAATGCCAGCCAGGTACGCTTCATGCGTGACATCACCTGGCCAAGCATCAACCTCCATTATGTGCTCAAACAGAACAGCCAGGTACTCAAGCAGGCCGACGCTCAACTGAGCGACAAGTTCTATTTGCAGCGTCCCGGCCGGGCGACCCACAGCGACCGCCTCTATGCTGAAAAGGCCATGCTCGATGACTGGTTTCGAACCCAGTTCGCGCATCCGTAG
- a CDS encoding FMN-dependent NADH-azoreductase, whose protein sequence is MKLLHIDSSILGDNSASRQLSRSVVQAWQAAEPDSKVTYRDLASDAISHFSAATLVAAGTPEELRDAAQRHEAQLSADTLQEFLDADAVVIAAPMYNFTVPTQLKAWIDRIAIAGKTFRYTEAGPEGLCGGKKVVIVSTSGGLHAGQPTGVGHEEFLKVFLGFIGITDIEIVRAHGLGYGDDVRSKAMSDAQVQISEQLFAAA, encoded by the coding sequence ATGAAACTGTTGCACATCGATTCCAGCATCCTCGGCGACAATTCCGCTTCTCGTCAGTTGAGCCGCAGCGTGGTCCAGGCCTGGCAAGCGGCCGAGCCCGACAGCAAGGTCACCTACCGCGACCTGGCCAGCGATGCCATCAGCCACTTTTCTGCAGCCACCCTGGTCGCTGCCGGTACCCCTGAAGAACTGCGTGATGCCGCACAACGGCATGAAGCCCAACTGAGTGCCGACACCCTGCAAGAATTCCTCGACGCAGACGCCGTCGTTATCGCCGCGCCCATGTACAACTTCACCGTACCGACCCAGCTCAAGGCCTGGATCGATCGTATCGCGATCGCCGGCAAGACCTTCCGTTACACCGAGGCGGGCCCTGAAGGCCTGTGCGGTGGCAAGAAAGTCGTGATCGTATCGACCTCCGGTGGCTTGCACGCCGGTCAGCCTACCGGTGTGGGCCATGAAGAGTTCCTGAAGGTGTTCCTGGGCTTTATCGGTATCACCGACATCGAAATCGTCCGTGCTCATGGCCTGGGTTATGGCGATGACGTGCGCAGCAAAGCCATGAGCGACGCCCAGGTGCAGATCAGCGAGCAACTGTTCGCGGCAGCCTGA
- a CDS encoding LysR substrate-binding domain-containing protein yields the protein MQDLNDLYYFAKVVEAGGFAAAGRLLGIPKSRLSRRIAELEERLGARLLQRTTRQLKLTAVGERYLRHCQAMLLEAEMADEAVASMSSEPRGRLRVSCPVGLAHELLPTIISSFLQAHPHVQLDMVLLNRRVDLITEGIDVALRVRDLGDEDPMLVTRRLRQAQMVLVAAPSFLEGRRIESPDDLANVPVLGALESDRMVHLRMLDQQGNKRDLVLEARLGIDDFIVRKAAVMAGLGFTALPIMYCEEGLASGELVQLLPAWSMPGGYLQAVYPHRRGVLPAVRAWIDHLVESFKECGERFV from the coding sequence ATGCAAGACCTCAACGACCTCTATTATTTCGCCAAAGTGGTGGAAGCCGGCGGCTTTGCTGCCGCCGGGCGGTTGCTGGGCATCCCCAAGTCGCGGCTGTCGAGGCGCATAGCCGAGCTGGAAGAGCGCCTGGGTGCCCGACTGCTGCAACGCACGACCCGGCAACTGAAACTGACTGCCGTGGGCGAACGCTATCTGCGCCATTGCCAGGCCATGTTGCTTGAGGCAGAAATGGCCGACGAAGCAGTTGCCAGCATGTCCAGCGAGCCCCGTGGGCGCCTGCGCGTGTCCTGCCCGGTGGGCCTGGCCCATGAGCTGCTGCCGACGATCATCAGCAGTTTCCTGCAGGCCCATCCCCACGTACAACTGGACATGGTGCTGCTCAACCGTCGGGTGGATCTGATCACCGAAGGCATTGATGTCGCCTTGCGCGTGCGCGATCTGGGCGACGAAGACCCGATGCTGGTGACCAGGCGCCTGCGTCAGGCGCAGATGGTTCTGGTGGCGGCACCGAGCTTCCTCGAGGGGCGCAGGATAGAGAGCCCTGACGACCTGGCCAATGTTCCGGTGCTGGGAGCACTGGAAAGCGACCGCATGGTGCATCTGCGCATGCTGGACCAGCAAGGCAACAAGCGCGACCTGGTCCTGGAAGCGCGCCTGGGCATCGATGACTTTATCGTGCGCAAGGCAGCGGTGATGGCCGGGCTGGGTTTCACCGCCTTGCCGATCATGTACTGTGAAGAAGGATTGGCCAGCGGCGAACTGGTGCAATTGCTGCCGGCCTGGTCAATGCCCGGCGGCTATCTGCAAGCGGTGTATCCGCACCGACGCGGGGTGCTGCCTGCGGTACGCGCCTGGATCGACCACCTGGTCGAGTCATTCAAGGAATGTGGTGAGCGATTCGTATGA
- the eco gene encoding serine protease inhibitor ecotin, whose translation MLMPTLTLSLATFGPQALAATLKDVAPYPEAEAGFTRQVIHLPSQTDENDHKVEILAGKQLEVDCNRQRLAGNLEEKTLEGWGYNYYRLEAVKGPMSTLMACPDGKKAKALVPVVGEGFMLRYNSKLPIVVYAPKGVEVHYRIWSAAEQVNKATEE comes from the coding sequence ATGCTCATGCCCACCCTAACTCTGTCACTGGCCACGTTCGGCCCGCAGGCATTGGCCGCCACCCTCAAGGACGTGGCTCCCTACCCTGAAGCCGAAGCCGGCTTCACCCGGCAGGTGATTCACCTGCCCAGCCAAACCGACGAAAACGATCACAAGGTCGAGATTCTTGCCGGCAAGCAGCTGGAAGTCGACTGCAATCGCCAAAGGCTCGCAGGCAACCTGGAAGAAAAAACGCTGGAGGGCTGGGGCTACAACTACTATCGGCTCGAAGCGGTGAAAGGGCCGATGTCGACCCTGATGGCTTGCCCGGACGGCAAGAAAGCCAAGGCCTTGGTACCGGTGGTCGGGGAAGGCTTCATGCTGCGCTATAACAGCAAGCTGCCGATCGTGGTCTACGCACCCAAGGGTGTGGAGGTGCATTACCGGATCTGGTCTGCGGCTGAGCAGGTCAACAAGGCAACCGAAGAGTAA
- a CDS encoding DUF1652 domain-containing protein → MLSTLELRNIIESSFLPMRCQCTLAQDRSLTVKVFDRASERVDLMVTGICAEQLNSSRAISNLITGLRHDLAHTHVAKANRVSDSL, encoded by the coding sequence ATGCTATCAACCTTGGAGTTGCGCAACATCATCGAAAGCAGCTTTCTGCCCATGCGCTGCCAATGCACGCTGGCGCAGGATCGTTCGTTGACGGTGAAGGTGTTCGATCGGGCCAGCGAGCGGGTCGATCTGATGGTCACAGGCATTTGTGCCGAGCAACTCAACAGCAGCCGGGCGATTTCCAATCTGATTACCGGGCTGCGCCATGACCTGGCGCATACCCACGTGGCCAAGGCCAATCGCGTCAGCGATAGCCTCTGA
- a CDS encoding MFS transporter: protein MSAQQPALPSSMSITLQILSIVFYTFIAFLCIGLPIAVLPGYVHDQLGFSPAIAGLTIGSQYLATLLSRPSAGRLADSLGTKRAIIYGLIGIALSGVLTLASTLLINLPVVSLVVLIAGRLLLGIAQGLIGVGTNSWGIGQLGAEHTARMISWNGIASYGAIAMGAPLGVVLVDGLGFAALGVALTALALLALVIIRNKASLAVTGGERLPFWSAFGRVAPFGTGLALASIGYGTLTTFITLYYIERGWAGAAWCLTAFGVCFVLARLLFANSINRLGGFPVAIACMTIETLGLCLLWLAPSTPVALAGAALAGFGLSLVYPALGVEAIKQVPTSSRGAGLSAYSVFFDLALAIAGPVMGFVALHLGYPWIFLCAALLSVAGLVLTLSLSRRAANQ from the coding sequence ATGTCTGCGCAACAACCAGCACTCCCGTCTTCGATGTCGATCACCCTGCAGATCCTGTCCATCGTTTTCTACACCTTTATTGCATTTCTCTGCATCGGCCTGCCCATCGCGGTATTGCCCGGTTACGTGCATGACCAACTGGGCTTCAGCCCAGCCATCGCCGGGCTGACCATCGGCTCGCAGTACCTGGCAACCCTGCTCAGCCGTCCATCGGCCGGGCGCCTTGCCGACAGCCTGGGAACCAAGCGCGCAATCATCTACGGGCTGATCGGCATCGCCTTGAGCGGTGTGTTGACCCTCGCCTCGACCTTGCTGATCAACCTGCCCGTGGTCAGCCTGGTGGTGCTCATAGCGGGACGGTTGCTGCTCGGTATCGCCCAGGGCCTGATTGGCGTTGGCACCAATAGCTGGGGCATCGGCCAGCTCGGCGCCGAGCATACGGCGCGGATGATTTCCTGGAATGGCATTGCTTCATATGGCGCCATTGCAATGGGTGCACCGCTGGGGGTCGTATTGGTCGACGGGCTGGGTTTTGCGGCCCTGGGCGTCGCTCTGACCGCCCTCGCCTTGCTGGCGCTGGTGATCATCCGCAACAAGGCTTCGCTGGCGGTGACTGGCGGTGAGCGCTTGCCATTCTGGTCTGCATTCGGACGGGTCGCGCCATTCGGAACCGGCCTGGCGCTGGCCTCGATCGGTTATGGCACCCTGACCACCTTCATCACCCTCTATTACATCGAACGGGGCTGGGCCGGTGCAGCCTGGTGCCTGACGGCCTTCGGCGTCTGCTTTGTGCTGGCGCGACTGCTGTTTGCCAACTCGATCAATCGCCTGGGTGGTTTTCCCGTGGCAATCGCCTGCATGACCATCGAGACCCTGGGCTTGTGCCTGCTCTGGCTGGCGCCCTCGACGCCGGTTGCCCTGGCCGGCGCAGCCCTGGCTGGCTTTGGCTTGTCGCTGGTGTATCCGGCGCTCGGCGTCGAAGCCATCAAGCAGGTGCCCACGTCCAGCCGTGGTGCGGGCCTGAGCGCCTATTCCGTTTTTTTCGACCTGGCATTGGCAATCGCAGGCCCGGTCATGGGCTTTGTTGCCTTGCACCTGGGCTACCCCTGGATTTTCTTGTGTGCAGCACTGCTGTCAGTCGCCGGTCTAGTCTTGACCCTGTCGCTGTCGCGTCGAGCTGCCAATCAATGA
- a CDS encoding ABC-F family ATPase has product MISTANITMQFGAKPLFENVSVKFGNGNRYGLIGANGCGKSTFMKILGSDLEASGGQVMLEPNVRLGKLRQDQFAYEEFAVIDTVIMGHEELWKVKAERDRIYSLPEMSEDDGMAVAELETEFAEMDGYTAESRAGELLLGLGIPLEQHFGPMSEVAPGWKLRVLLAQALFSDPEVLLLDEPTNHLDINTIRWLENILTARNSTMIIISHDRHFLNSVCTHMADLDYGELRLFPGNYDEYMTAATQSREQLLSDNAKKKAQIAELQTFVSRFSANASKAKQATSRAKQIDKIQLAEVKPSSRISPFIRFEQTKKLHRQAVTVEHMSKGFDGNTLFKNFSFQVEAGERVAIIGPNGIGKTTLLRTLVGELTPDAGDVKWTESAELGYYAQDHAADFEDDVNLFDWMGQWTQGGEQLVRGTLGRMLFSNDEILKSVKVISGGEQGRMLFGKLILQKPNVLIMDEPTNHLDMESIESLNLALENYPGTLVFVSHDREFVSSLATRIIELSANGVVDFSGTYDDYLRSQGVVI; this is encoded by the coding sequence TTGATCTCCACCGCTAACATCACCATGCAATTCGGTGCCAAGCCTCTGTTCGAAAACGTTTCGGTCAAGTTTGGCAACGGCAACCGCTACGGCCTTATCGGCGCCAACGGTTGTGGCAAATCGACCTTCATGAAAATCCTCGGCAGCGACCTGGAAGCTTCCGGCGGTCAGGTGATGCTGGAGCCGAACGTGCGCCTGGGTAAATTGCGCCAGGATCAGTTCGCTTACGAAGAGTTCGCCGTGATCGATACCGTGATCATGGGCCATGAAGAACTGTGGAAGGTCAAGGCCGAGCGCGATCGCATCTATTCGCTGCCGGAAATGTCGGAAGATGACGGCATGGCCGTCGCCGAGCTTGAAACCGAATTCGCCGAAATGGACGGCTACACCGCCGAATCCCGTGCTGGCGAGCTGTTGCTGGGCCTGGGTATTCCCCTGGAGCAGCACTTCGGCCCGATGAGCGAAGTCGCGCCGGGCTGGAAACTGCGGGTGTTGCTGGCGCAGGCGTTGTTCTCCGATCCGGAAGTGTTGTTGCTCGACGAGCCGACCAACCACCTGGACATCAACACTATCCGCTGGCTGGAAAACATTCTCACGGCGCGTAACAGCACCATGATTATCATTTCCCACGACCGTCACTTCCTCAATAGCGTCTGCACCCATATGGCCGACCTGGACTACGGTGAACTGCGCCTGTTCCCGGGTAACTATGACGAGTACATGACCGCGGCGACCCAGTCCCGCGAGCAACTGCTGTCGGACAATGCCAAGAAGAAAGCCCAGATCGCCGAGCTGCAGACCTTCGTCAGCCGCTTCTCGGCCAACGCCTCGAAAGCCAAGCAAGCAACGTCGCGTGCCAAGCAGATTGACAAGATCCAGCTGGCCGAGGTCAAGCCTTCGAGCCGGATCAGCCCGTTCATTCGCTTCGAGCAGACCAAAAAGCTGCACCGCCAGGCGGTCACCGTCGAGCATATGTCCAAGGGCTTCGACGGCAATACGCTGTTCAAGAACTTCAGCTTCCAGGTCGAAGCCGGCGAGCGCGTGGCGATCATCGGCCCGAACGGTATCGGCAAGACCACCCTGCTGCGGACCCTGGTCGGCGAGCTGACCCCGGACGCAGGTGACGTCAAGTGGACCGAAAGCGCGGAGCTGGGCTACTACGCCCAGGACCACGCCGCCGATTTCGAAGATGATGTCAACCTGTTCGACTGGATGGGCCAATGGACCCAAGGCGGCGAGCAACTGGTGCGCGGCACGCTGGGTCGCATGCTGTTCTCGAACGACGAGATCCTCAAGTCGGTCAAGGTGATTTCCGGTGGTGAGCAAGGCCGCATGCTGTTCGGCAAGCTGATCCTGCAAAAGCCTAACGTGCTGATCATGGATGAACCGACCAACCACCTGGACATGGAATCGATCGAGTCGCTGAACCTGGCGCTGGAAAACTACCCTGGCACCCTGGTGTTCGTCAGCCATGACCGCGAGTTCGTATCCTCCCTGGCCACCCGCATCATCGAGCTGAGTGCCAATGGCGTCGTCGATTTCAGCGGCACCTATGATGACTACCTGCGTAGTCAGGGTGTGGTGATCTAA
- a CDS encoding metallophosphoesterase — MNRLLHLSPNTAGRDIAVGDIHGHFTRLQDALDAAGFDASCDRLFSVGDLVDRGPESEQSLEWLDKPWFFAVQGNHEALAIAHVCGGYLDYSMYRASGGGWFLDLARQDQEVFASRFDRMPLAIELETAQGLVALVHADCPFPSWAPLRETFVEGGPLLAAVQEICQWSRRRLQQENTCGVEGVRALIVGHTPLRQVAVLGNVYHIDTAGWASGYFTLLDLNTLEALPTS, encoded by the coding sequence ATGAACAGACTGCTTCACCTTTCACCCAATACCGCAGGGCGTGATATTGCCGTGGGGGATATCCATGGGCATTTCACGCGGCTGCAGGACGCCCTGGACGCGGCGGGTTTCGACGCGTCCTGCGATCGCCTGTTCAGCGTGGGTGACCTGGTCGATCGCGGCCCCGAAAGCGAGCAGTCACTCGAGTGGCTGGACAAGCCCTGGTTTTTTGCCGTGCAGGGCAATCACGAAGCATTGGCCATTGCCCATGTCTGCGGGGGGTATCTGGATTATTCAATGTACCGTGCCAGCGGTGGTGGCTGGTTCCTGGACCTTGCACGGCAGGATCAGGAAGTGTTCGCCAGCCGTTTTGATCGAATGCCGCTGGCGATAGAGCTGGAGACTGCACAAGGGTTGGTGGCGCTGGTGCATGCCGACTGCCCATTCCCGAGTTGGGCGCCCTTGCGTGAAACCTTTGTCGAGGGCGGGCCCTTGCTGGCAGCCGTGCAGGAAATCTGCCAGTGGTCGCGACGGCGCCTGCAGCAGGAAAACACCTGCGGCGTCGAAGGGGTGCGTGCCCTGATCGTGGGGCACACACCCTTGCGCCAGGTGGCGGTGCTGGGCAATGTCTACCATATCGATACGGCGGGGTGGGCCAGCGGGTACTTCACCCTACTGGACCTGAACACCCTCGAGGCCTTGCCTACCAGCTGA
- a CDS encoding undecaprenyl-diphosphate phosphatase produces the protein MDFWTAIQAVILGIVEGLTEFLPISSTGHQIIVADLINFGGERAMAFNIIIQLGAILAVVWEFRRKIIDVVVGLPTQPNAQRFTVNLLIAFMPAVVLGVLFADMIHEYLFNPITVAAALVVGGLVMLWAEQRQHVIRAEHVDDMRWTDALKIGCAQCLAMIPGTSRSGSTIIGGLLFGLSRKAATEFSFFLAMPTMVGAAVYSGYKYRTLFQPADFPVFAIGFVVSFIFAMIAVRSLLKFIANHSYAAFAWYRILFGLFILITWEFGWVDWATAKATQ, from the coding sequence ATGGATTTTTGGACCGCCATACAGGCAGTTATACTAGGGATTGTTGAAGGGCTTACGGAGTTCTTGCCCATCTCCAGTACCGGTCACCAGATCATCGTCGCGGACCTGATCAACTTCGGTGGCGAGCGGGCCATGGCCTTCAACATCATCATTCAGCTAGGCGCGATCCTTGCGGTCGTCTGGGAATTCCGGCGCAAGATCATTGACGTGGTCGTGGGCCTGCCGACGCAGCCCAATGCACAGCGGTTCACCGTCAACCTGCTGATCGCATTCATGCCTGCCGTGGTGCTGGGCGTGCTGTTTGCCGACATGATTCATGAATACCTGTTCAATCCCATTACCGTCGCCGCTGCCCTGGTGGTTGGCGGTCTCGTCATGCTGTGGGCTGAACAGCGCCAGCATGTGATACGTGCCGAGCACGTCGACGATATGCGTTGGACCGATGCCTTGAAAATTGGCTGCGCCCAATGCCTGGCGATGATTCCGGGTACTTCGCGCTCTGGTTCGACAATTATCGGTGGGTTGTTGTTCGGCTTGTCGCGCAAGGCTGCGACCGAGTTTTCATTCTTTCTGGCCATGCCCACCATGGTCGGTGCCGCCGTGTACTCGGGTTATAAGTACCGCACGCTGTTCCAGCCGGCCGACTTCCCGGTCTTTGCCATCGGCTTTGTCGTGTCGTTCATTTTCGCGATGATCGCGGTGCGTAGCCTGCTCAAGTTCATTGCCAACCACAGCTATGCGGCGTTTGCCTGGTACCGGATCCTCTTCGGCCTGTTCATCCTGATCACCTGGGAGTTCGGCTGGGTGGACTGGGCGACGGCAAAAGCCACCCAGTGA
- a CDS encoding autotransporter outer membrane beta-barrel domain-containing protein: protein MPNNKLVYVGALSLLSLTLQQAQAACTITPTSGDSNYVCDSGTAGALNDSSGNNTLTLPAASTGTIASVTFGAGTDQIRIDSGTITGSVQQGSGIDDFVMNGGQIGSLSQGDGLDTFLMTGGTIVNGFEDGDMATMTGGTIGRVNMKLDDNTFDMSGGKIIGNLVTGFGTDTIIVSGGTIGGNISVSGGNDKITVTGGVISGQIRASEGDDTFIWKDGGTIESAILMGNGNDTGLIGNLTESLLAPTPSLDGGLGDDHLTFDNSTSASPERYIGWESVSLTNNSRFDLAGDFFLGDSGSGTGAFTIDDSSTLVVTQGNIRPYTAGQSATLNNAGIIDMTTGSSAATDSLTVHGNYVGTGGELWLQTVLAGDGAASDKLLVSQGTISGDTQITVSNLNGPGAAMLSNGIEVVQAQNGATSSADAFSLKGGSIAAGAYEYRLFKGGVQAGSEHSWFLRNSVVAVQPRATPIPPPPVTPVTPRVPAPPPPVAVDPDEPPVEPPTAQPLPPTAPPAHPPVQTPAQTSPTPAIGSPVMPTAVAGADPIPLYRMEVPLYSVVMPAAQLMMLDFLGIFHDRQGDQRLLTETGGAPAGWGRVYGSDVQKSWTGTASPSFDGSLKGYQIGHDLYASQTSDELFQRFGFFVGQSHLRGNVKGFAEGFQDRRAGKTKLDGSNVGVYWTITKPFGWYLDLVAMYTDLDGDSKSERGAKLDTEGDGATFSLEGGYLIKVSDNWKLEPQLQAIYQTISLKDQNDGISDVSFDSQGYLTGRAGARLEGHYLWNNLPISPYLQANFWHTFDGYDTVTYNDFDKIKSEHQSSWADLGIGLVAMVAPAVSVYFGANYNTNLDSNNLEGVSGNLGVRVSW, encoded by the coding sequence ATGCCAAATAACAAGCTGGTATACGTAGGTGCCCTTTCACTGCTGAGCCTGACGCTGCAACAGGCTCAGGCGGCGTGCACGATCACTCCCACCAGCGGTGACAGCAACTATGTATGCGACTCCGGCACTGCCGGTGCCCTGAACGATTCGTCGGGCAACAACACGCTGACGCTGCCCGCAGCGAGCACCGGCACTATTGCCAGCGTTACCTTCGGCGCAGGCACCGATCAAATTCGCATCGACAGCGGCACTATTACCGGGAGCGTGCAACAAGGCTCAGGCATCGACGACTTCGTCATGAATGGCGGACAGATCGGTTCGTTGTCCCAAGGCGATGGGCTGGATACCTTCCTGATGACCGGCGGCACTATCGTCAACGGTTTTGAAGACGGCGACATGGCAACAATGACCGGCGGAACCATCGGCCGCGTCAACATGAAACTCGATGACAACACCTTCGACATGTCTGGCGGGAAGATCATCGGCAACCTGGTCACCGGGTTCGGCACCGACACCATCATCGTGTCCGGCGGCACCATCGGCGGCAACATCAGTGTCAGCGGCGGCAATGACAAGATCACCGTCACCGGCGGCGTCATTTCCGGGCAAATCCGCGCCAGCGAGGGCGATGACACCTTCATCTGGAAAGATGGCGGTACCATCGAATCCGCCATTCTGATGGGCAATGGCAATGACACCGGCCTGATCGGCAACCTGACCGAAAGCCTGCTGGCCCCGACCCCATCACTGGATGGGGGCCTGGGCGACGATCACCTGACCTTCGACAACAGCACTTCCGCATCCCCCGAACGCTACATCGGCTGGGAGTCGGTCAGCCTGACCAACAACTCTCGGTTCGACCTGGCCGGCGATTTTTTCCTGGGCGACAGTGGCAGCGGTACAGGCGCCTTCACTATCGACGACAGCAGTACCCTGGTCGTCACCCAAGGCAACATTCGCCCTTACACTGCCGGCCAGTCGGCCACCCTGAACAACGCCGGGATTATCGACATGACGACCGGCAGCAGTGCTGCCACTGACTCGCTGACGGTGCATGGCAACTATGTCGGCACCGGCGGCGAACTCTGGCTGCAGACGGTATTGGCCGGCGACGGCGCGGCCAGTGACAAGCTGTTGGTTTCCCAGGGCACTATCAGCGGCGATACGCAGATAACCGTCAGCAACCTCAATGGCCCGGGCGCCGCGATGCTGAGCAATGGTATTGAAGTGGTACAGGCGCAGAATGGCGCAACCAGCAGCGCCGACGCGTTCTCGCTCAAGGGGGGGTCGATTGCGGCGGGTGCCTACGAGTACCGGCTGTTCAAGGGGGGCGTACAAGCAGGTTCGGAGCACAGTTGGTTCTTGCGCAACAGTGTCGTTGCCGTCCAGCCTCGCGCCACCCCCATTCCACCTCCGCCGGTCACACCTGTAACGCCCAGGGTACCCGCCCCGCCGCCCCCGGTTGCTGTTGATCCGGACGAACCACCCGTGGAACCGCCTACCGCGCAACCCTTGCCACCCACCGCGCCACCAGCCCACCCGCCGGTGCAAACACCTGCGCAGACTTCGCCGACACCGGCCATTGGCTCCCCGGTAATGCCGACAGCAGTAGCGGGTGCCGATCCAATCCCGCTGTATCGAATGGAAGTGCCGCTGTACTCGGTGGTGATGCCCGCTGCGCAACTGATGATGCTGGATTTCCTCGGCATCTTCCACGATCGCCAGGGCGATCAACGCCTGCTGACCGAAACCGGTGGCGCGCCGGCCGGCTGGGGGCGGGTCTATGGCAGCGACGTCCAGAAAAGCTGGACGGGAACCGCCTCGCCCAGCTTCGACGGTTCGCTCAAGGGCTACCAGATCGGGCATGACCTGTATGCTTCACAAACCAGCGACGAGTTATTCCAGCGTTTTGGCTTCTTCGTCGGCCAAAGCCACCTGCGCGGTAATGTCAAAGGTTTTGCGGAAGGTTTCCAAGACCGGCGGGCGGGTAAAACGAAGCTCGACGGCAGCAATGTAGGTGTCTATTGGACAATCACAAAGCCCTTCGGCTGGTATCTCGATTTGGTCGCCATGTATACCGACCTGGACGGCGACAGCAAATCCGAACGCGGCGCGAAGCTCGATACCGAGGGAGACGGCGCCACCTTTTCGTTGGAGGGCGGTTATCTGATCAAGGTTTCTGATAATTGGAAGCTCGAGCCGCAACTGCAGGCGATCTACCAGACAATCAGTCTGAAAGACCAGAACGACGGTATTTCCGATGTTTCATTCGACTCCCAGGGCTACTTGACCGGCCGGGCAGGTGCACGCCTGGAAGGGCACTACCTGTGGAACAACCTGCCAATATCACCCTACCTGCAAGCCAACTTCTGGCACACCTTCGACGGCTACGACACGGTGACCTACAACGACTTTGACAAGATCAAGAGCGAGCACCAGTCATCCTGGGCCGATCTGGGGATCGGCCTGGTCGCCATGGTGGCGCCGGCGGTCAGCGTCTACTTCGGTGCCAACTACAACACCAACCTGGACAGCAACAACCTGGAGGGCGTCAGCGGCAATCTGGGCGTGCGTGTCAGCTGGTAG
- the osmE gene encoding osmotically-inducible lipoprotein OsmE, producing the protein MNKHLLATCVVLAALGGCANATYEAYRDQPLVAQVKKGMSKQQVLRIGGQPLAEVARTQAPGSCFDYRLSQASQQQPYHVSFDVADSVDHQGFKTCDQWSEQQRKAKQSEGVGGMGGVGGSGY; encoded by the coding sequence ATGAACAAGCACTTACTCGCAACCTGTGTCGTGCTGGCAGCATTGGGCGGTTGTGCCAATGCGACGTATGAGGCCTATCGTGATCAACCGTTGGTCGCACAAGTCAAAAAGGGCATGAGCAAGCAACAGGTTCTGCGCATCGGCGGCCAGCCCTTGGCCGAGGTAGCGCGTACGCAGGCCCCGGGTTCCTGTTTCGACTACCGACTCTCCCAGGCAAGCCAGCAACAGCCCTACCATGTCAGCTTCGATGTTGCCGATAGCGTGGACCACCAGGGCTTCAAAACCTGCGATCAATGGAGTGAACAGCAGCGCAAGGCGAAACAGTCGGAAGGTGTCGGTGGCATGGGCGGTGTGGGTGGTTCGGGTTATTAG